From the Syntrophales bacterium genome, one window contains:
- a CDS encoding monovalent cation/H+ antiporter complex subunit F — translation MMNQFFLGTGMGISVLVLLVLYRVVFGPGVYNRIAALSAIGTKTLIILLIMGFVFQRVEMFVDISMVYALLNFIGCVAVAKYLEMES, via the coding sequence ACAGGTATGGGGATAAGCGTCCTTGTTCTTCTTGTTCTTTACCGCGTTGTCTTTGGGCCAGGTGTTTATAACAGGATAGCAGCCCTTTCAGCTATCGGAACCAAAACCCTGATTATATTGCTTATTATGGGTTTTGTCTTCCAGAGAGTGGAGATGTTCGTGGATATCAGTATGGTCTATGCTCTGCTCAATTTTATAGGCTGCGTAGCTGTTGCCAAGTACCTGGAGATGGAGAGTTAA
- a CDS encoding DUF4040 domain-containing protein: MILPFDIIILVFVVICAVAAITVKDLLSAVMILGAYSFFMCLMWAQMGAVDVAFTEASVSAGIGTVLLVAAVFKTTRRTKD; this comes from the coding sequence GTGATTTTACCATTTGACATCATCATCCTTGTTTTTGTCGTAATATGCGCTGTGGCTGCGATCACTGTGAAGGATCTTTTGAGCGCTGTTATGATACTCGGGGCCTATAGTTTCTTTATGTGTCTCATGTGGGCACAGATGGGTGCCGTTGATGTCGCCTTTACGGAGGCATCCGTTAGTGCCGGCATCGGAACGGTGCTGCTCGTTGCCGCTGTGTTTAAAACCACCAGGAGGACAAAGGATTGA
- the mnhG gene encoding monovalent cation/H(+) antiporter subunit G, producing the protein MSEIGTIVLSVIFILGGIFFFATATIGLLRFPDFFSRLHATGKGDTLAVLLCLIGLAIYEGISLTGLKIVFIAVFMALAQPTATHAISRAALRRGIQPWTKGEDKK; encoded by the coding sequence ATGAGTGAAATAGGAACGATTGTACTGTCGGTGATATTCATATTAGGCGGAATCTTTTTCTTTGCCACGGCAACCATTGGGTTATTACGCTTTCCCGATTTTTTCTCACGGTTGCACGCAACGGGTAAAGGGGATACGCTGGCCGTTCTTTTATGCCTCATAGGCCTTGCTATATATGAAGGGATTTCCCTGACCGGCTTGAAGATAGTTTTCATTGCGGTATTCATGGCCCTCGCCCAGCCCACCGCTACCCATGCTATCTCCAGGGCGGCATTGAGGCGCGGTATTCAGCCGTGGACGAAAGGGGAAGATAAAAAGTGA